Within the Sulfurospirillum barnesii SES-3 genome, the region GGCTACTTGAGCGCCCCCAAAGAGAATCACAGCCTGATGATAAAAAATGGGCACTTAGCCCTAGGCGATTTTGGCTATCTTGCCATTTTTAAACCCAACCCTGAGCACGGACTCACACACCATGAAGCACTCTATGCGTTTGTACATGATGCGCTCAAAGGGTTTGAAAACATTCGATACTTTAGTCCCTCTTTTTACTTTGTTGAAAATGCCAAAAACATTAAAGACGATGTCAGTTTACTGGTTTGTATTTCCACGTTTTTGTTGCTTCTTTTGTACCTTGTATACATTCGAAATATTTTTCTTCTAATAAACACGGCCCTTAGCCTTGCAAGCTCTGTGATGCTTGCCTTTTTGGTGCTCTCTTGTGTTTGGAGTGAAATTTCACTCTTTGTCCTTGCTTTTGGAAGTGCCATGAGTACGGTCGCTATTGATTACATGTTTCATCACTATTTACATGGGCATTACTCACGCAAAAAAGGGTTTAACACCGCCGTCTTCTTTGGCTTTTTAACCACCATCAGTGGCTTCTTTATTTTTGGATGGGTCAATTTCTTACTGATTCAGCAACTCTGCTTGTTTGCCATCTTAACCCTTGTGTTTAGCTACCTACATTTTGCGTTTCTCTACCCTTACATGGGGTTTAAAAGCGCTCCCGTGTTTCACTTTTTCAAACCCACATTGCATCTACCCTACCCTCTCATTACCGCTATTTCAGCACTGATATTACTAGGGCTTATTCCCTTTTTAAAGCTTGATGGCAACATTCGAGCACTGGATTATCACAACCAAACCTTATTGAGTGAAGAGGCTTTTTTTAAAAAAAATATGAAAAATATTGGTACAACACCGATACTCATTGAAGCCAGAAACATCGATGATTTAGTAGCAAAAAGCCGTTTAATTGCACAAAAAAGCGCTGACGCTTTCATACCTCTCTCTTTTTTACTCGATGAACAAAGTTTTCAAGCGCAAGCAAAAACCTTAGCCGCTTTTGATGCCAAAACCACACAAACCATCCTTCAAGAAGAAGCAAGAAAAAAAGGGTTTCGAGAAGATTTTTTCAAAGAGGCATACAGCACAACACAGCTCAATCCACCCTTCACACCCCTTAATGAGGCGTTACTCAAGCAAATGGGCTTAAATGTTCTCTCTTATCAAGGAAATGTTTACACCCTAGGTATGGTTAAAGCAGCCGATGTGCCCCTTTTAGAAGCCCAACATTTAGCCCATAGCCTAGAAGCTCAAACCCTCTTTAGCAAAGCCTTAAACGAAATCCATACCGAACTGCTCTGGTGTGGTCTGCTTACCATGGGGCTTATTGTGCTGATTTTACTGCGCATTCGACCGTATGCTTTTTTACTCTGCCTAAGCTTTATTCTGTTTCCTTTGGCCCTCATTTTGCTCTCATTATGGGGAACGCCTCTCTCACTCATGCATCTTTTTATGCTCTTTATCGTGATGGCACTGAGCATTGATTATGGAATTTACAAAGCTGAGCGTACCCAAGAGAGTAACGCAACGCATAACGCTATTGTCCTCTCGCTTTTGAGTACCTTTGCAGGATTTGGTGTGTTGATTTTTAGTCGTATTGGCGCCCTTGAGCACATTGGCTGGGTGGCGAGTGTGGGCGTTATTGCCCTATTTTTACTACTATTAGGAAGAGAAAAACAATGAAAATTACCATCGTCCATGATGACCAAACCCAAAGCGTTTATGAGAGTGAAACCCTCGTTGATAAAACGCTTAAGGGGCGCATTTTGCCTATTGCATCAACCAGTAAAGAAGCAAGTGCGCTTGCCATTTTAAAAGCCTATCTCTCAGGGGCAAAACCTATTTTGTATGACCAGGACAACACCACCCTTGCACAAAAAGTAACCTCCTTTGATACTTCGGTATTAGAGACCATTGATTTTGCTGCGATGTTTTTTACCTCAGGGAGCACAGGCTCTCCCACAGGAGCGTTTAAAACCAAAGCGAACATTGAGACAGATATGGAAGCCTTACTTAGAGAATTTGGAAATTTTAGCGTTGAAAATATCGTGGCTACGGTTCCTTTTATTCATATTTATGGTTTTTTAGCTGCATTGCTTCTGCCCTTAAAACTGAACAAACCGCTTCTCTTTAAAGAGCATTTTTTACCCCATGATTTGTTGGCGTGTGCCACAAAAAACTCGCTGATTGTCACCACACCGCTTTACATCAAATCCCTTTTACGCCTTAATGAGCCTAAAGATTTGAGTCAGACCATTTTTATTAGCTCCACAGGACCTCTAAGTAGCGATATTGCCAAAGTGTTTTGTGACACCTTTAACACCACACTCATTCAGCTTTTTGGCTCAACCGAGACTGGAAGCATTGCTTTTAAAAAGCAAGACGATACGTTTTGGACTCCTTTTCATGGGGTTGAAGTCTCTTTAAATGCCAAAGAGCTTTTACATGTAAAGTCTCCTTTCATCTCACATCAGCTGTGGCAAGAGGGCTTGGTGGAGACAGGAGGTGCCATTCAAAGTTTTGACTATGCACGCATTGAAGAGGGGAAATTTCAACTCTTAGGACGAAGCAATACCATTGTCAAAATTGCGGGAAAACGCTATGCCACTACACAAATAGAAGAAATTTTAGAACGTATGGAAGGGGTAAACAAAGCCCTTGCCAATGTCAAACATCTAGATAGTGAACTCAAAGATGAAGTGGTGGAGCTCTTTATTGAGAGTGAACGTGAAATACGTCTTAAAGAGATTCAATATGCCCTCAAAGAGAGCCTAGGAAACATTAATATTCCCATGAAGCTTTATAGAGTCGAGAAAATAGAGACTTCTCTTATGGGTAAAAAGATGATGCCGCTACGATAAAAAAGAAGGAAGGTTCTAGCTTTGACTAGAACCCTTTGTGTTATAGCATACTTAACTGTACTTGAATGGCTTTGTTAAGATTTTGTATCCATGTGTTGTAATTTTTATGAATAGTGTTTTCTGCTGGATTAAAATCAAGTGCAGTACTATCTTGGTATTGAATACTGTATGCTTTAGTATTATAATTAATAACAACAACGGCAACATGTTTACGCAACGTAAGCACCCCTTGAATCTTACCATCTTCCACTTTTTTCATGACCCAACCAAGACCTGCACCTGCTCGAATAATAGCTTTTTCAACGTCTTTGAGTGATGTATTTGTTTCGTTATTTGAAACCACGCTATTACTCTCAACATTATAAATTGGAGCTGCTGTACATCCCACAAACGCTAACGTAGCTAACGCCGCTATAAATAACATCTTAAACTTTCTCATGCCCATCCTTTAAAAAAATTTAAGCTTATTGTATTGAGTGAAAGGTTAAAAATAACTGAGCCAAAACCCATCAATCCTTATGATTTGCGCCTCTCAAAGCAATCTATAATTAAAAATTGATTACACTCCTAACTACTATACTGCAAAAGAGAGTTTATGGCGATTCACATTACCCATCTTCTAAAACGCTACTCGAAAAATGTCGTTTTAGACCATTTAGATTTAAGCATCAAACAAGGCTCTATCTTTGGACTTCTGGGTCCAAATGGTGCAGGAAAAACCACCCTTGTTTCCATTTTAAATTTTCTCATTCCCAAAGATACAGGGAAAATTACGATTTTAGGGCATGACTGGGATAAAAACCAAAAAGAGATCAAATCTCTGTGTAGCCTCGTTCCCCAATCTTATGCCTTTTATCCAACGCTGAGTGCTTATGAAAACTTAGAATTTTTTGGCGCACTGCATGGACTCAAACACAAAGATTTGAGCCGTCAAATTGCATATGCCCTAGAGATGACCGCACTGG harbors:
- a CDS encoding AMP-binding protein, with the protein product MKITIVHDDQTQSVYESETLVDKTLKGRILPIASTSKEASALAILKAYLSGAKPILYDQDNTTLAQKVTSFDTSVLETIDFAAMFFTSGSTGSPTGAFKTKANIETDMEALLREFGNFSVENIVATVPFIHIYGFLAALLLPLKLNKPLLFKEHFLPHDLLACATKNSLIVTTPLYIKSLLRLNEPKDLSQTIFISSTGPLSSDIAKVFCDTFNTTLIQLFGSTETGSIAFKKQDDTFWTPFHGVEVSLNAKELLHVKSPFISHQLWQEGLVETGGAIQSFDYARIEEGKFQLLGRSNTIVKIAGKRYATTQIEEILERMEGVNKALANVKHLDSELKDEVVELFIESEREIRLKEIQYALKESLGNINIPMKLYRVEKIETSLMGKKMMPLR